Proteins encoded in a region of the Suncus etruscus isolate mSunEtr1 chromosome 1, mSunEtr1.pri.cur, whole genome shotgun sequence genome:
- the LOC126009154 gene encoding LOW QUALITY PROTEIN: protein PRRC1-like (The sequence of the model RefSeq protein was modified relative to this genomic sequence to represent the inferred CDS: substituted 2 bases at 2 genomic stop codons), translated as MMEESGIEITPPRTPPPNPIGSTTTTPSSTPAPLATTSSFSSPSATPMQSLPPHAYSTPQQTLPPSGPAAPLPFVPPSPVTSGPPLTTCASLPVALPTPAATLGNSPAPQFPPSTSAPSTPLAAPPSGPPTSGFSVGSAYDITRGHAGRAPQTPLMPSFPPPPVTGVLPAPITQQASLTSLAQGAGSPSAITFPEEQENPRIISVQDEASAGGLWGFIKGVAGNPMVKSVLDKTKHSVETMITTLDPGMAPYIKSGGELDIVVTSNKDVKVAAIRDAFQEVFGLAVVVGEAGQSSIAPQPVGYAAGLKGAQERIDSLRRSGVIHEKQTAVSVENFIAELLPDKXFDIGCVIVEDPVHGIHLETFTQATPIPLEFVQQAQSLTPQDYNLRXSGFSVTVGEVLEKNLVNISQTDWHVAFTGMSRPQMIYSAAKAIAGMYKQHLPPRPM; from the coding sequence ATGATGGAAGAGAGCGGGATCGAGATAACACCCCCCAGGACTCCACCACCCAATCCTATAGgatctaccaccaccaccccatcttCAACTCCAGCTCCTCTTGCTACAACCAGTTCCTTTTCTTCTCCAAGTGCAACACCCATGCAGTCTTTGCCTCCACATGCGTATTCCACCCCACAACAGACCCTCCCTCCGTCAGGCCCTGCAGCACCACTGCCTTTTGTGCCTCCATCACCTGTTACTTCTGGACCCCCACTTACTACTTGTGCTTCACTTCCTGTTGCTCTACCGACTCCTGCTGCCACTCTTGGTAATTCACCTGCACCCCAGTTCCCACCATCCACATCTGCCCCCAGCACTCCTTTAGCTGCTCCCCCATCGGGGCCTCCTACATCAGGATTTTCTGTGGGATCTGCTTACGACATAACAAGGGGACACGCAGGAAGAGCTCCTCAGACGCCCCTGATGCCATCGTTCCCCCCCCCTCCAGTCACAGGTGTTTTGCCAGCTCCCATAACTCAGCAAGCCAGTCTCACATCTCTGGCCCAGGGAGCTGGCTCTCCATCAGCCATCACCTTTCCAGAGGAGCAGGAAAATCCAAGAATTATTAGTGTGCAGGATGAAGCATCTGCAGGTGGACTCTGGGGATTCATTAAGGGTGTAGCTGGGAATCCGATGGTAAAATCTGTGCTTGATAAGACAAAACACTCAGTAGAAACCATGATTACAACGCTGGACCCTGGCATGGCTCCATACATCAAATCAGGAGGTGAACTGGATATTGTAGTGACCTCAAATAAAGATGTAAAAGTTGCTGCCATTCGAGATGCCTTCCAGGAGGTCTTTGGCTTAGCAGTGGTTGTAGGGGAAGCTGGACAATCTAGTATTGCCCCACAACCAGTGGGCTATGCAGCTGGATTAAAAGGCGCCCAGGAACGGATAGATAGCTTGCGTCGAAGTGGAGTGATCCATGAAAAACAGACTGCTGTGTCCGTAGAAAACTTCATTGCAGAATTGCTGCCAGACAAGTGATTTGACATTGGTTGTGTAATAGTTGAAGATCCTGTCCATGGCATTCATCTAGAAACATTTACACAGGCCACACCAATACCTTTGGAATTTGTGCAACAGGCTCAAAGCCTAACTCCACAGGACTACAACCTGAGATGATCAGGCTTTTCGGTGACAGTGGGCGAAGTTCTGGAAAAGAATTTGGTCAACATCAGCCAGACTGACTGGCACGTGGCTTTCACTGGCATGTCTCGCCCACAGATGATCTACAGTGCTGCCAAGGCAATAGCCGGCATGTACAAGCAGCACCTGCCGCCTCGACCAATGTGA